A single Acidaminococcus sp. DNA region contains:
- the folE2 gene encoding GTP cyclohydrolase FolE2 gives MLKDVQSQEDVRHIPLKHVGIKDLRWPVLLKDPKNGVQHSVATVKLAVDLPHEQRGTHMSRFVECLKLMGPVHPHGLEVMLDTLKEKLGAKKALIEMDFPYFIEKAAPVSGQKSYLDVSCHYRAEKGDKFQLDIGVDVPIHTLCPCSKEISKYGAHNQRAWAKMVIRSTKPVWIEELVDIAEKSASSPLYSLLKRPDEKFVTEEAYENPRFVEDATREIAIRLNADERIEWYSVTVESQESIHNHNAFACVEKGE, from the coding sequence ATGCTGAAAGATGTACAGTCTCAGGAAGATGTGAGACATATTCCTCTGAAACACGTGGGTATCAAGGACTTGCGCTGGCCTGTTCTTTTAAAGGATCCCAAGAATGGGGTGCAGCATTCTGTGGCTACTGTTAAATTGGCGGTAGATCTGCCGCATGAACAGCGGGGAACTCATATGAGCCGGTTTGTAGAATGTTTGAAACTGATGGGACCGGTCCATCCTCACGGCTTGGAAGTCATGCTGGATACGCTGAAAGAAAAACTGGGTGCCAAAAAGGCGCTCATTGAAATGGATTTTCCTTATTTCATTGAAAAAGCTGCTCCTGTGTCCGGCCAGAAATCCTACCTGGATGTATCCTGTCATTACCGCGCAGAAAAAGGAGATAAGTTCCAGCTGGATATCGGCGTCGATGTGCCTATCCATACACTGTGCCCGTGCTCTAAGGAAATCAGTAAGTATGGAGCTCACAACCAGCGTGCCTGGGCCAAAATGGTGATTCGTTCCACCAAACCTGTATGGATCGAAGAACTGGTCGATATTGCCGAAAAATCCGCTTCATCTCCTCTTTATTCCCTGCTGAAACGGCCGGACGAAAAATTTGTGACAGAAGAAGCGTATGAAAATCCGCGCTTTGTGGAAGACGCAACACGTGAAATTGCAATTCGCCTCAATGCGGACGAACGCATTGAATGGTATTCTGTGACGGTGGAAAGCCAGGAAAGTATCCATAATCACAACGCCTTTGCCTGTGTCGAAAAAGGAGAATAG
- a CDS encoding response regulator transcription factor encodes MSLIYCVEDDENIRELVAYALKGQHFDVETFADGKAFWSAMEKKVPSLVLLDIMLPGESGTDILKEIRNHPVYKDLPVIMATAKTSEYDVVKALDGGADDYVCKPFSILELISRIRTVLRRSQNTTEEKHTLSYGPVTLDTDTYTVTVDSKECVLTAKEFELLRYLLVNSGIVLTREQIMEAVWGFTYAGESRTIDMHIKTLRQKLGEGGKIIRTVRGVGYQIGGHA; translated from the coding sequence TTGTCGCTCATTTATTGTGTCGAGGACGACGAAAATATTCGGGAATTGGTGGCATACGCCCTGAAGGGGCAGCATTTTGATGTGGAAACCTTCGCTGACGGCAAGGCCTTTTGGTCCGCCATGGAAAAGAAGGTACCTTCGCTTGTATTGCTGGATATTATGCTGCCGGGCGAGAGCGGAACGGATATTTTAAAAGAAATCCGCAACCATCCCGTATACAAGGATCTGCCTGTCATTATGGCGACGGCAAAAACAAGTGAATATGATGTAGTCAAGGCACTGGACGGCGGTGCTGACGATTATGTCTGCAAACCTTTCAGTATCCTGGAATTGATTTCCCGCATCCGTACGGTGCTGCGCCGCAGTCAGAATACGACCGAAGAAAAACATACTTTGTCCTATGGCCCGGTTACGCTGGATACGGATACATACACTGTAACTGTGGACAGCAAGGAATGTGTGCTGACGGCAAAAGAATTTGAACTGCTGCGGTATCTTCTCGTCAATTCAGGCATAGTGCTGACACGCGAACAGATTATGGAGGCCGTCTGGGGATTTACGTATGCCGGCGAAAGCCGCACTATTGATATGCATATTAAAACGCTGCGCCAGAAGCTGGGAGAAGGCGGAAAAATTATTCGCACTGTCCGCGGCGTTGGCTATCAAATCGGGGGTCACGCATGA
- a CDS encoding glycosyltransferase family 2 protein — MYTFTLVIQVILLVTFLWACSTIFVGMITRKRSAMPAQENKKFAIVICAHNEERVLDKLLKSLISQHYDPADFHIFLLADHCKDGTVAIGRRYEQVTVLERTSGPRSGKGAVLEWGMEIFLKQYADAYTHVIIFDADNVADPDFLSAMNESFCNGARLVMGNRLPLNPYDNLISEWYSMYWLTVDKLYCLPRYNVYMPAIISGTGFGFDISLIRKDGWHTVTKTEDMEFSMQMNFKGIFPEYQDKAHFYDEQPVMFHTMISQLRRWCTGNFQIATTYWRVWLRYFKINFDMRLIDNFIPILLCTIFGFYFITNVCWLVYNAVKGLPLFAPKDIIWWIFLYILSVRTGYLSVKKSGLSVKKMLPGILTCGFYCILITLVAVSAFFFPSRTWVPIAHTHTGGPETK, encoded by the coding sequence ATGTACACCTTTACATTAGTCATTCAGGTTATTCTGCTGGTAACTTTTCTCTGGGCGTGCAGCACTATTTTTGTCGGTATGATTACGCGGAAGCGGAGCGCTATGCCGGCACAGGAAAACAAAAAGTTCGCTATTGTCATTTGTGCGCATAACGAAGAACGCGTGCTGGATAAGCTTCTCAAGAGTCTTATCAGCCAGCATTACGACCCGGCAGATTTCCATATTTTTCTCTTGGCTGACCATTGTAAAGACGGTACCGTGGCAATCGGCAGACGCTATGAACAGGTGACGGTACTCGAGCGTACATCGGGTCCCCGCAGCGGAAAAGGGGCTGTACTGGAATGGGGGATGGAAATCTTTCTGAAGCAGTATGCAGATGCTTATACCCATGTAATCATCTTCGATGCCGATAATGTGGCAGACCCTGATTTCCTTTCTGCTATGAATGAAAGCTTCTGTAACGGTGCACGGCTTGTGATGGGAAACCGGCTGCCGCTGAATCCCTATGACAACCTGATCAGTGAGTGGTATTCCATGTACTGGCTGACGGTTGATAAATTGTACTGTCTTCCGAGGTACAATGTTTATATGCCGGCTATTATTTCCGGAACGGGATTCGGTTTTGATATTTCCCTGATTCGTAAGGACGGCTGGCACACTGTGACCAAAACGGAAGATATGGAATTTTCCATGCAGATGAACTTCAAGGGCATCTTCCCGGAATATCAGGATAAGGCTCACTTTTATGATGAGCAGCCTGTTATGTTCCATACCATGATCAGCCAGCTTCGCCGCTGGTGCACCGGAAATTTCCAGATAGCTACAACCTACTGGAGAGTGTGGCTGCGGTATTTTAAAATCAATTTCGATATGCGGCTCATCGATAACTTTATTCCCATTTTGCTGTGTACGATTTTCGGATTTTATTTTATTACCAACGTGTGCTGGCTGGTTTATAATGCTGTGAAAGGTCTTCCGCTTTTTGCTCCCAAGGATATTATCTGGTGGATTTTCCTATACATTTTAAGTGTCAGAACAGGATATTTATCTGTAAAGAAAAGTGGTCTCAGCGTCAAAAAGATGCTGCCGGGTATCCTGACCTGCGGTTTTTACTGCATCCTGATCACACTTGTTGCGGTCAGTGCCTTCTTCTTCCCGTCCAGAACATGGGTTCCTATCGCCCATACTCACACGGGAGGGCCGGAGACAAAATAA
- a CDS encoding IS1182 family transposase: MPKNKPTQKDYTKIGSSYQLFLPLNFEVQIPNDDPVRLVRAMVEGMDVKALYDTYSHVENKLTSPIQLLEIVIYACMEGIRGSRKIEQSCKRDTHFMFLLDGKKAPDNATIARFCSLHLKPCIKELMIQMDKWLLARGFITLDSLFIDGTKIESVANKYKFVWKNRVLGSQNKLIEKLEQLVPEIEERFGIKVCYGNTFHIRHLKKLLKKLLVIKRAEGIEFVHGCGKRKTILQKYYEILANYLKRLKVYTKQLHICGERNSFAKTDPDATFMRMKEDAMLNGALKPGYNVQYANNSGFTLFADVSAHPTDMRTLIPFLEGFEAHFGQKFANIVADAGYESEENLVWLKKNQYTSYIKPNNYERSKRKKYKNDIGKAENMTYLPDQDMYICKGRRLLKVSKVTQVKNRSGYVSEKTYYECKDCSGCPYKEQCIHGNNCRTPMEKRNKKLVVSKNFAALRAESLKNITSEYGKELRMNRSIQAEGAFADLKDSLNVRRLETRGKGNALVTVGICAMARNVLKVHHKVQDGKEDLHLYPLKKEA, translated from the coding sequence ATGCCAAAAAACAAACCTACACAAAAGGATTATACAAAAATTGGCAGTTCTTATCAACTTTTTCTTCCTCTAAATTTTGAAGTACAAATCCCTAATGACGATCCTGTTCGCTTGGTGCGTGCCATGGTAGAAGGGATGGATGTAAAGGCATTGTATGACACGTATTCTCATGTCGAGAATAAATTAACGTCACCAATTCAGCTGCTGGAGATCGTCATTTATGCATGTATGGAAGGAATTCGTGGTTCGCGTAAGATAGAGCAATCCTGTAAAAGAGACACTCATTTCATGTTCCTCTTAGATGGGAAAAAAGCTCCGGATAATGCAACCATTGCAAGATTTTGTTCCCTCCATCTAAAACCATGTATCAAGGAGCTCATGATTCAGATGGATAAATGGCTGCTGGCTCGCGGTTTCATCACGCTGGATAGCCTGTTCATCGATGGGACAAAAATTGAATCTGTGGCAAACAAATACAAATTTGTTTGGAAAAACAGAGTCTTAGGCAGCCAGAACAAACTCATAGAGAAACTGGAGCAACTGGTTCCCGAAATCGAGGAACGTTTCGGAATCAAGGTCTGTTACGGAAACACTTTCCACATCCGTCATTTAAAGAAGCTCCTAAAAAAACTGCTTGTCATAAAGCGGGCTGAAGGGATCGAGTTTGTTCACGGATGTGGGAAAAGAAAGACCATTCTACAGAAGTACTATGAGATTTTAGCTAACTATCTCAAACGGCTTAAGGTGTATACGAAGCAGCTTCACATCTGTGGGGAACGGAACAGCTTTGCCAAAACAGACCCGGATGCTACCTTTATGAGGATGAAAGAAGACGCCATGCTTAATGGCGCCTTAAAGCCGGGATACAATGTCCAATATGCCAACAATTCCGGTTTTACCTTGTTTGCAGATGTGAGTGCACATCCAACAGATATGCGGACACTCATTCCTTTTCTTGAAGGATTTGAAGCCCACTTCGGTCAGAAATTTGCAAACATTGTAGCCGATGCAGGCTATGAAAGCGAAGAGAACTTGGTCTGGCTGAAGAAGAATCAGTATACTTCATATATCAAGCCTAACAATTATGAAAGAAGCAAGAGGAAAAAGTATAAGAACGACATCGGCAAAGCAGAAAACATGACATATTTGCCTGATCAAGACATGTATATCTGTAAAGGTAGGAGACTGCTGAAAGTCAGTAAAGTAACCCAGGTAAAGAACCGGTCAGGATATGTGTCAGAGAAAACATATTACGAATGTAAGGACTGCAGCGGTTGTCCCTACAAGGAACAGTGCATCCATGGGAACAATTGCAGGACACCCATGGAGAAAAGAAACAAGAAATTAGTGGTCTCGAAGAATTTTGCTGCATTGAGGGCAGAATCCCTGAAGAACATTACTTCCGAATATGGTAAGGAACTGAGGATGAACCGCAGTATACAGGCAGAAGGAGCCTTTGCGGATCTCAAGGATTCATTAAACGTCAGAAGACTAGAAACCCGAGGCAAAGGAAATGCCCTGGTAACAGTGGGAATATGTGCCATGGCACGGAATGTCCTGAAGGTCCATCACAAAGTTCAAGACGGCAAAGAGGATTTGCACTTATATCCGCTGAAAAAAGAGGCCTAA
- the folK gene encoding 2-amino-4-hydroxy-6-hydroxymethyldihydropteridine diphosphokinase, with protein sequence MPQIAYVALGSNLGDKENNLRTALAHMKEAGIQIRKVSSFYRTAPYGVTDQPEFLNGVCEVLWNGDAESLLHTLLGIELAMGRQRKRHWGERNIDLDLLLFGDEVIHSDDLNLPHPDMIHRSFVLEPLAEIAPQVIHPVYKKTIQTLWEELQNQGQKPDCGQ encoded by the coding sequence ATGCCGCAAATAGCCTATGTCGCCCTCGGAAGTAATTTGGGAGACAAGGAGAACAATCTGAGAACGGCTCTTGCTCATATGAAAGAGGCAGGAATCCAGATTCGCAAAGTGTCTTCTTTCTACCGCACCGCGCCGTATGGAGTAACGGACCAGCCGGAATTTTTAAATGGCGTATGTGAAGTCCTGTGGAACGGGGACGCTGAGTCATTGCTTCATACTTTGCTCGGCATTGAGCTTGCCATGGGCCGGCAGCGCAAACGTCATTGGGGGGAGAGGAATATTGATTTGGATCTCCTTCTTTTCGGGGATGAAGTCATACACAGCGACGATTTGAACTTACCTCATCCCGATATGATTCACCGTTCTTTTGTACTTGAGCCGTTGGCAGAGATAGCACCGCAGGTGATTCATCCCGTATATAAAAAGACAATTCAAACCTTGTGGGAAGAATTACAAAATCAAGGCCAAAAACCTGACTGCGGTCAATAG
- a CDS encoding ATP-binding protein, with protein sequence MKRKIFLSLLMMGVSCMLILTGIFTWLFHSYTESHAEDELDLSLRTVSAGMNESHRPIEFLQELGFDTPYIRLTWISQDGSVLYDSNYDKDKMENHIDRPEVKDALEYGKGKAVRDSTTVSENLLYKAVRMPDGSVLRAGIRERNIYGHWASMAPYFLAFLMAAFFICLWASRKLSVDLLYPLRHAVHLISHVRQSGPAEISDIDEQEIENIDSEVRPLVRKIADLAVALSASFEQVKRQRNMVKLILENMQEAVILTDGSYKILTANKSAVELLHEKSEPRVKEKNLSFLLPEVSWPTVGPVPPAGTIDTEKIKRDGIFFAVTRQPIYLEREFYGFLFIASDITEMEEREQLRREFTSNVSHELKTPLTSISGFSEVLKEKLFQNDDDVAHFGNLIYKESHRLLELIEEILHLGRIEEKRIKVNMVPVRLDEVTRDIVAFMDPVLEDKEVKVHLDLAETTMIGDPGLLRECFMNLIDNAIKYNHQGGHIYVTVKDEGNQAVYTVRDTGIGIPKGEQKRIFERFYRVDSSRSKTIKGTGIGLAVVKHIIDIHHGTVTVESEVGDGTTFIIRFPKGETKQEAAAQA encoded by the coding sequence ATGAAACGTAAGATTTTTTTATCCCTGCTCATGATGGGTGTGTCCTGCATGCTCATCCTGACAGGGATTTTTACTTGGCTTTTTCACAGTTATACGGAAAGTCATGCCGAAGATGAACTGGACCTTTCATTGCGGACTGTGTCGGCAGGAATGAATGAGAGCCACCGTCCTATTGAGTTTTTACAAGAACTTGGTTTTGACACACCTTATATTCGGCTGACGTGGATCAGTCAGGACGGCAGTGTGCTTTACGATTCCAACTATGACAAAGACAAGATGGAAAATCATATCGACCGTCCTGAAGTGAAAGACGCACTGGAATATGGTAAGGGCAAGGCCGTGCGCGATTCCACGACTGTTTCGGAAAATCTTCTTTATAAAGCAGTTCGGATGCCGGATGGTTCCGTCCTGCGGGCCGGCATAAGAGAACGCAATATCTATGGTCACTGGGCTTCGATGGCTCCCTATTTTTTGGCATTTCTGATGGCGGCTTTTTTCATCTGTCTATGGGCTTCCCGAAAATTATCGGTGGATTTGCTTTATCCGCTCCGTCATGCTGTGCACCTCATTTCCCATGTGCGTCAGAGCGGGCCGGCTGAAATCAGTGATATTGACGAACAGGAAATTGAAAATATTGATTCGGAAGTCAGACCTCTCGTGCGCAAGATTGCAGACCTTGCTGTAGCCCTTTCCGCTTCTTTCGAGCAGGTTAAACGTCAGAGAAATATGGTGAAGTTGATTCTTGAAAATATGCAGGAAGCTGTAATCTTAACGGATGGTTCCTATAAGATTCTGACAGCCAATAAAAGTGCCGTGGAACTTCTTCATGAAAAAAGTGAACCCCGGGTGAAAGAAAAAAATCTGTCGTTTCTTCTGCCGGAAGTTTCCTGGCCTACCGTAGGCCCTGTTCCGCCCGCAGGGACCATTGATACCGAGAAAATCAAACGTGACGGTATTTTCTTTGCCGTGACGCGGCAGCCGATTTATCTGGAACGCGAGTTTTATGGTTTTCTTTTTATTGCAAGCGATATTACAGAAATGGAAGAACGGGAGCAGCTGCGCCGCGAATTTACTTCCAACGTATCCCACGAACTGAAAACGCCGCTTACTTCTATCAGCGGATTTTCGGAAGTTCTGAAGGAAAAACTTTTCCAGAATGATGATGATGTGGCTCATTTCGGAAATTTGATTTATAAAGAATCCCATCGCCTGTTGGAACTCATTGAAGAAATCCTGCATCTGGGGCGTATCGAGGAAAAGCGGATCAAGGTGAACATGGTTCCTGTCCGTCTCGACGAGGTCACACGGGATATCGTGGCTTTTATGGATCCTGTACTCGAGGATAAAGAAGTCAAAGTGCATCTCGACCTTGCAGAAACTACGATGATAGGAGATCCGGGGCTGCTGCGTGAATGCTTCATGAACCTTATCGATAATGCTATTAAGTATAATCACCAGGGCGGTCATATCTATGTGACTGTCAAGGATGAGGGAAATCAGGCTGTCTATACGGTTCGTGATACAGGCATCGGTATTCCCAAGGGTGAGCAGAAACGCATCTTTGAGCGGTTCTACCGTGTGGATTCCAGCCGCTCGAAGACAATCAAGGGAACGGGGATTGGTCTTGCTGTCGTCAAACATATTATAGATATTCATCATGGTACAGTTACCGTGGAAAGCGAAGTGGGAGACGGTACGACATTCATTATTCGATTTCCTAAAGGGGAAACAAAGCAGGAAGCGGCCGCCCAGGCATAA
- a CDS encoding ISL3 family transposase — MSFTNYTIQNNAECQDVFYNVFMPEDPFDDSQEIVICSEKKYTDFRCPKCGQKMYSYEPFSTYLKSFPAYPEHTRMIRFEGHRFRCSCCHATITEPIPFKYPGTRITMRASLWIETLLRNGIPANAIAKMSGIHWSTIRYVHKQLMDESLDKYEMELELTSYKPRFLAIDEFAIHKGHTYATCVMDLATGYILWVGRGRAIADFEHFFKEYDQTKLTEVKAVAMDMNASYNKLVQEHLPQAKVVYDRYHMQAQFGKEVLGVVRLDEARMHRDKARNMQEALKDASNEDKPALKEQIFNEKKSYHKLKKVRWPLLTNEDRLNPKNKEALQAIFAEHEDLAICYSMKEEMVALYELRDYDKALAGWKRWFKAALGSGIPALVRFAKIKLPRIDGLVNHALYPINTGKLEGFNNKIKVAKRRAYGYRDDEYFFTLIRYLSIPTVRGILPKKT, encoded by the coding sequence ATGTCCTTTACTAATTACACTATTCAAAATAATGCAGAATGTCAAGATGTCTTTTACAATGTCTTCATGCCGGAAGACCCTTTTGATGACAGCCAGGAGATTGTTATTTGCAGTGAAAAGAAATATACCGACTTCCGTTGTCCTAAATGTGGTCAGAAAATGTATTCTTACGAGCCATTTTCTACCTACTTGAAAAGTTTTCCTGCGTATCCTGAGCATACCAGGATGATCCGCTTTGAAGGGCATCGCTTCCGTTGCTCCTGCTGCCATGCAACCATCACTGAGCCTATTCCCTTTAAATATCCCGGGACTCGCATTACCATGAGGGCTTCCCTTTGGATTGAGACGCTGCTTCGTAATGGAATCCCTGCCAATGCAATTGCCAAGATGTCAGGAATTCACTGGAGCACGATTCGCTATGTCCACAAACAGCTCATGGATGAATCTCTCGATAAATATGAAATGGAATTGGAGCTGACCTCTTACAAGCCCCGTTTTCTGGCCATCGATGAGTTTGCTATCCATAAGGGACACACTTATGCCACTTGCGTCATGGATTTAGCGACAGGTTATATTCTCTGGGTCGGCAGAGGTCGGGCGATAGCTGACTTCGAGCATTTCTTCAAGGAATATGATCAGACAAAGCTGACAGAGGTCAAGGCAGTCGCCATGGATATGAACGCTTCCTACAACAAGCTGGTACAAGAACATCTGCCGCAAGCTAAGGTCGTGTATGATCGTTACCACATGCAGGCTCAATTCGGGAAGGAAGTATTAGGTGTAGTAAGACTTGATGAGGCCAGAATGCATAGGGATAAAGCCAGAAACATGCAAGAAGCATTAAAAGACGCAAGCAATGAAGACAAGCCGGCTTTGAAAGAGCAGATATTCAATGAAAAGAAGAGCTACCACAAATTGAAGAAAGTCCGCTGGCCGTTACTCACCAATGAAGATAGGCTGAATCCTAAGAACAAAGAAGCGTTGCAGGCCATCTTTGCAGAGCACGAGGATCTGGCAATATGTTATTCCATGAAGGAAGAGATGGTAGCCCTCTATGAATTAAGGGACTATGACAAGGCTCTTGCAGGATGGAAGCGCTGGTTTAAAGCTGCACTAGGCAGCGGGATTCCGGCCCTGGTTAGGTTTGCTAAGATTAAGCTGCCAAGGATAGACGGTCTGGTGAACCATGCCCTGTACCCGATAAACACAGGGAAGCTTGAGGGTTTCAACAACAAGATTAAAGTGGCCAAAAGAAGAGCGTACGGATACAGAGATGATGAGTACTTTTTCACGTTAATTCGCTACCTCTCAATTCCGACCGTAAGAGGTATACTCCCGAAAAAAACGTGA
- a CDS encoding DUF2905 domain-containing protein — translation MGRMLITLGILLVIIGVVMEFGSNFLPLGHLPGDIHISGEHGSFYFPIVTCIVISVILNLILRLFH, via the coding sequence ATGGGGAGAATGCTCATTACCCTGGGAATTCTTCTGGTCATTATCGGAGTCGTCATGGAATTTGGCTCCAATTTTCTGCCGCTGGGACATCTGCCCGGGGATATCCATATTTCCGGAGAACACGGCAGCTTTTACTTTCCTATCGTGACTTGTATCGTAATCAGCGTCATTTTGAATCTTATACTGCGATTGTTTCATTAA
- the queD gene encoding 6-carboxytetrahydropterin synthase QueD: MICIKEFDFDAAHYLPNYHGKCEHLHGHTYKLVVKVEGTRDAEGMVLDFVQFKKTVKELVVDKLDHTCLNDLLPQPSAENIAVWVWQQLEKPLTGPNYKLYEIEVWETKTSGLVYRGETC; the protein is encoded by the coding sequence ATGATTTGTATTAAGGAATTTGATTTTGATGCGGCCCATTATCTTCCCAACTATCATGGCAAATGTGAACATCTGCATGGCCATACCTACAAGCTGGTAGTCAAAGTGGAAGGTACGCGCGATGCAGAAGGCATGGTGCTTGATTTTGTTCAATTCAAGAAAACCGTGAAGGAACTGGTCGTGGATAAGCTGGACCATACGTGCCTGAATGATTTGCTGCCGCAGCCTTCCGCGGAAAATATTGCCGTTTGGGTTTGGCAGCAGCTTGAAAAACCGCTTACGGGGCCCAATTACAAGCTCTATGAAATCGAAGTGTGGGAAACGAAGACAAGCGGTCTGGTATACAGGGGGGAAACATGCTGA
- a CDS encoding tRNA (cytidine(34)-2'-O)-methyltransferase, protein MHVVLVEPEIPGNTGNIARLCAATGATLHLVRPLGFSVDDKYLKRAGLDYWHLVDIHYYDSVEEVLAKYPDNPRFLLTTHAHKSYARVHYGPDSLLIFGKESAGLDPAFREKYEEDCVRIPMVSEARSLNLANSVAIVLYEALRQNDFDLQEGTI, encoded by the coding sequence ATGCATGTTGTTTTGGTAGAACCGGAAATTCCGGGGAACACGGGCAATATCGCCCGGCTCTGTGCCGCGACGGGAGCTACGCTGCATCTTGTGCGGCCGCTGGGATTTTCCGTGGACGATAAATATTTGAAACGTGCCGGTCTTGACTACTGGCATCTGGTAGATATCCATTATTATGACTCCGTGGAAGAAGTCCTTGCCAAATATCCGGATAATCCGCGCTTTTTGCTCACGACCCATGCCCATAAATCGTACGCACGGGTGCATTACGGGCCGGATTCTCTCCTGATTTTCGGCAAGGAATCTGCAGGCCTTGATCCTGCTTTCCGGGAAAAGTACGAAGAGGACTGTGTACGCATTCCGATGGTCAGCGAAGCACGGTCACTTAATTTAGCAAATTCCGTAGCCATTGTGCTTTATGAAGCATTGCGGCAGAATGATTTTGACTTACAGGAGGGAACCATATGA
- the folP gene encoding dihydropteroate synthase: MYIPIPCDQVAYELSKMDVHPAGQKIMAKKALWYPVRILHVKSPAANIIKQECLAIGAECADEKGTVNCSAEYSDLLLIGRRDHYAYLVRKLSSMAAWFGIQKVIDDLQEFLAPGKPETVLANGRVLSYDKMCVMGILNVTPDSFFAGSRVSSEEALLTKAGRMLQEGAEILDIGGESTRPGADPVTPEEEKRRVISAVKVLQKYYPQAVLSIDTYHAATAEAALDAGAHIINDVTAGTGDAAMLDTCLKYKAPIILMHMRGTPKSMVRAEMKNYHNVVTDVAEYLLKRVDVCLEKGFTKKQMILDPGLGFAKDVDGNLQLCKGLYELTGHGMPVLLAGSRKGFIGHVLGDQPTEERLEGTMALSAAAVYAGAQMVRVHDVKENVRLIRMLEAIQECRK, translated from the coding sequence ATGTATATTCCGATTCCATGTGACCAAGTCGCTTATGAACTTTCTAAGATGGATGTACATCCGGCCGGACAGAAAATCATGGCCAAGAAAGCGCTTTGGTACCCGGTAAGGATTCTTCACGTCAAATCGCCGGCTGCCAATATCATCAAGCAGGAATGTCTGGCCATAGGAGCCGAGTGCGCCGATGAGAAGGGAACCGTGAATTGTTCGGCCGAATACTCCGATTTGCTTTTAATCGGAAGGCGCGACCACTATGCGTATCTGGTTCGCAAGCTTTCTTCCATGGCAGCCTGGTTCGGAATCCAAAAGGTTATCGATGATTTGCAGGAGTTCCTGGCCCCGGGAAAACCGGAGACGGTATTGGCCAATGGTAGGGTATTGTCTTATGACAAGATGTGTGTCATGGGGATTCTCAATGTGACGCCGGATTCGTTTTTTGCCGGTTCCCGCGTAAGCAGCGAAGAAGCACTCCTTACGAAAGCGGGACGCATGCTGCAGGAAGGTGCTGAAATTCTTGATATCGGCGGAGAATCCACCCGTCCCGGTGCTGACCCTGTGACGCCCGAAGAAGAAAAAAGGCGCGTCATTTCGGCGGTGAAGGTCCTGCAGAAGTATTATCCGCAGGCCGTGCTTTCGATTGATACCTATCATGCCGCTACGGCTGAGGCTGCGCTTGATGCAGGCGCCCATATCATTAACGATGTGACAGCCGGTACCGGAGACGCGGCTATGCTGGATACGTGCCTGAAATATAAGGCACCTATCATTCTGATGCATATGCGCGGAACCCCGAAAAGCATGGTCAGGGCAGAAATGAAAAATTATCATAACGTCGTTACGGACGTGGCAGAATATCTTTTAAAGCGTGTAGATGTCTGCCTGGAAAAGGGCTTTACGAAAAAACAGATGATTCTCGATCCGGGACTGGGATTTGCCAAAGATGTTGATGGCAACCTGCAGCTTTGTAAAGGACTCTATGAATTGACGGGGCATGGTATGCCTGTGCTCCTGGCCGGATCCCGGAAAGGCTTTATCGGTCACGTTCTGGGAGATCAGCCGACAGAAGAACGGCTGGAAGGCACCATGGCTCTCTCCGCAGCGGCCGTATATGCCGGGGCTCAGATGGTTCGCGTGCACGATGTCAAAGAAAATGTCCGTTTGATTCGGATGCTGGAGGCGATTCAGGAATGCCGCAAATAG